GTTTACCTATTTCAAAACCAGTACCCATCACAAAGGCTTTTTCTCCTCTTTGTTTTTCAGCAAGGCTCAATGCTTCTCCGACATCACTTCCCACCATCATCCTAAAACGGATATTTTTACCTAGAAACTGCCTTAATCCAACGTTTTGCAGCTTAACTCTTTTGATATTATAAAAAGTCTTAAAAACATCTATTCCTTTGACAAGCTCAGCGTTATCGCCTATTATTGCTTGAGCCAATTCGGTATAAAGACTTCCATTGTCCGAACTATTTATAAACAGAAGATTGTTTTTGGTTTCCCAATAAACTATAATGATGTCCCATTGAATATCATAAATTTCCCGTTTATCATGTACCCATTCTACATCAAGCCTTTTACCGGTGACAATAACTAGCATATTATGTTCCCGATTGATATCATGGAATTTAAATTCGAGGTTGTCATAGCCGGAGATTCCTTTTTGAAAATCACCAGGGTGCCAAGCATTGGTTTTATTCTTATAAACAACTGTGCTTAGTTTAGGTCTGATATTCTGAAAAGGGATGTTGGCATTGTCCAATTTCTTAAAGCCACTCATGAAATCCTTAAATTCTACCTGTTCATTCACTTGACCTGAACTCGCATCTGAAAGAATTTCATTCCAATCTGCATCCGTAGCATATAAATCAGCTAATTCTGCCCTCACATCGAGATCAGCAATATTGGCAACGAAAGAGGCATCGCCAAGCTTTTCATCATATTTAGTTCTTGTAAAACGACCTGCCAACTGTAATGTAATGGGAAGACTCTTTCGAATATCGTGAAATGCGGCTATTTTCAATTCTGGCAAATCGAAGCCTTCACCAAGCATATCAACACAAACGATTATTCTTGTCTTCTTTAGAAGTATCTTATCATAAGTCTCCTTAAAATTGGGTGCCCCAGAATAAATTACAACCGGATTAAGGTCTTTATGAACTTCGTATAATTTAAAAATTTCTTTTGCCCGCTCTTTTGTAGCACAACGAGCCATAAGGATGTGATTGTAAGGACTTGCTAAATCTGAACGTAAGCGTTCAACAGCCACCTTAGCAATTTCTTGATCCGCTTTTTCTTTCTCATATTCACGGATAGAAATGAACTCTATTTTTTTATAATAGCCTTGCTCTTGCGCTTTCTTTAAGGGGAAGTTGGAAATAATCTTTCCATCCAGCCTTTTTCCATCATTTCTAAATGGGGTCGCAGTAAATTGAATTATCTTTTCGTTATCGAATTTATTCCGGAACTCGTTCCATGAAAACGCTTTCACATGATGGGCTTCATCAATAAATATATGGCTGAATGCTTTGGAGAAAAGCTCTTGAGTTTCGTTGGCCTGATTGGTAAGCCAACTCATCGTAGTTACGACTACGTTGCATTTTTCTAAAAATTCAGTAACCTCTTCAGTACCGTCAAATTTATTCTTAATAACCCCAACAATTGGATATAAAGACTTTTCGCCAACAACACCAAACTGTTTTAGCAACCCTAAATTGAAAAATTTTTCAGCTATCTGATTTCGCAAAGAATCGGAAGGTACCGTAACTAGAAGTTTTTCACATCTGTTAGCTACCAGCGTAGCTAACATAGTTTCTGTCTTACCTGTACCAGTAGGCATTACTACGGTTGCGGCATCTAATGGAAGTTTCAGATGTCCCATTATCATGTGCAATGCAGCAATCTGTGGCTGTCTTAATCCTGGATCGTTTTTATCTTCTTCCTTATATAGAAAATCATTTTTCCATGATTGAGTAATTTCACTGGGCGAGTACTCTTTTAGAAGAGGGTGCTTCCCCCATTCTTTTATAACTATTTTATCCTCTTCAAACCGTTGTTTACTTGGAAGAATGTTAGTAATAATAGCATAGTCAATTTGATTAGGTATATATTCCTCTTTGGTTGTAAAACAAATCTTGTTTCCATTATCTTCTATTACCAAATAAAAGCGATTCTCTTCTGTTATATTTAACGGAACTGATTTCGCCGGAATTAGCAAGTGTATGATCGAATTTTTGCTGCCAATTTTACGATGAAGAGCAGTTTGAAGAATCGGTAAGGTTATATTCATGGAGAGAGGTTAAGTTCATAAAAATGGGTATAATAACACTAAAATATTTAAAGTTTTCAAATTCAGCAAGATAGTTTCAAAAATACTAGAACATTAATGCCCTCAATTACGGAAAACCGTAGTTGAACTAGACTTGGGGACTAATACCTCAAATAATTTATTTTGAGGAACGTCAGGCAAAGGCATTCGATGACCGATATGCTTAGTACGATGGTGAACATCAGCATCAACAAATGGCCGCGACCTGTCTTTGACTTTTTTACCAAATAGGACTGCTCAGCGGTATGAATGTGAGCTTTAACAGGAGAGGTAAGATAGTTTTCCAGTCTCTAACAAATAATTTTATGGATGGTGAAATTAGTTTGGAGCTACTTTGATACAAGCATTGTGAGCCTATCATCATTACTATTTCGTTGCAATAAGCATAGCCAGCCACAGAAATATAATCGACCTTAATTTGACAAATCTTCGATTACATATGAAGTCGTAAAATACCGCAGGAGCACCTTCTGACTTATGTCAGGCATTCTGCTTATTGATACTGAGGCTATATTGCTAAACATATATTCCTGAACGCGGGTTTAATATTGGTAAAGCAAATCTACCATTATGAAATCAGCCTATTTATACGTCCGGGTTAGCACGGATGAACAAAAAAGAAAAGGTTATTCTCTTGTTGAGCAAGAAGATCACCTTGTAAAACATTGCCAGTTATACAATATTAAAATCAAAGGAACATTCAGGGAAGATTTTTCTGCAAAGGATTTTAATCGCCCTGAATGGAAAAAACTCATCAAAGCAATCCGAAAGAACAAACATCGACCGCCGGAAAATATACTTTTTATAAAATGGGATCGCTTCAGCCGTAATGTTGAATACGCCTATCAAATGATCCGGACATTGAGAGAGCTTAATGTTCAGACGATGGCTGTTGACCAGCCTATTGATTTTGATATACCTGAAAGTATAGTAATGCTTGCCGTTTACCTATCCATACCAGAAGCGGAGAATTGTAGACGTGGATTGACGACCTCGGATGGTATAAGAAGAGCAAAGAAAATGGGTAAGTGGCCGACAAAAGCACCTATTGGATATATGAATCGAACGGCACCTGATGGCAAAAAGTTTATTATGCCCAAGCATCCCGAGGCAGAATATATAAAATGGTCGTTTGAACAGCTGGCAACAGGTACCTGTACTATCAGTCAGGTAATGAAAATTGCCAACATTAAGGGCCTTCAATGTGGGCGCAGCCATTTCTGGAGAATTTTACGCAACCCTATCTACTGTGGGATTATTAAGATTCCCGCCGGCCGTAATGAGGAAGAGCAATATGTCAAAGGGATTCACGAGCCACTCATTTCGGAAACCCTATTTTTTCAGGTTCAAAGTCTCACAAATAAAAAGAACAACAAACTAGAAAGTAGAGAAGCTTTAAAATCAGTATTTCCTTTAAGGGGGCTTTTATCCTGTCCGTGGTGCGGTGGTAAACTTACAGGAAGCATATCACAGGGGAAACACTCAAAATATGCTTACTACCACTGCTTGAAACATAGATGCAAGGGTAGATTCCGCGCGGAAACGTTAAATCATAACTATGAAGAAAAATTAAAGCATATACGTTTGAGGCCTGAGGCATATGAATTGTTCAATCTTATTTTGGAAGATGAAAACATCTTTACTCGACAAAGAGAATACTCTGACCAGCGTAGGGCGATTTTATCGCAAATCTCGATACAAGAACAGGAAATTTCAAAGGCAAGAAGATTCTTTTTGAATGGGAGAATCGACTTTGACGACTTTGCTAAGCTGAAACAAGAATACAACGAGACATTGATCCAGTTGAATATACAGTTGTGCAATGTGACTGTTAAGCTGACAGACTGCAAACAGAATAATAATGTATGGCAGTATTCTGATCTCAATATTCTTCAATCATATAAAGAACAAGACTTAAGAGGCAAGCGTGATATTATAAATTTATTTACTCCAACATCAATAAATCCATTTACAAAAGACTTTGATGTAATACATGTTGACAAAGTGCTATCTCTGGTCACAAAATATTGTGAATAAAACTCAATTGTCAACCATCATCAATATAACTTAAAGAATATGCTACAATCATTTTACAGGAACGGAAAAGCCTTTTCAACCAGAAAAGTTTCAACAGAGCAAGCCATAAGAATATTGAAGCGAAACGGTATAAGTGTAAACAGCGAAAAGGCCGAAATCATTTTAGAATTTCTTTATCTCATTGCTAGGACCTATAGGAACATTGAAAACAATGAAGAACACGCGAAGTTTGAGCTTAAAGAAGATATCGAACATCGAGAGACGCACTCAGACGGTTTTTAAGCAACTTTTTTAGTAGAAAAATCGAAAGACAAAATCAGATGTAAAAATCTCGAACACTTTTTCATCCTAGTGATTTGAAAAGTAACAGCTTGTGAATCAGTCTTTTACAAGCATAAAAAAAGGAAACAACTGAAATTTGTTGTTTCCTTTAGCGGACCGGACGGGACTCGAACCCGCGACCTCCGCCGTGACAGGGCGGCATTCTAACCGACTGAACTACCGATCCTTCCCTTTGAAATCACCCGAAGGCTCTTCCGTTTTGGGATTGCAAAGATAAGAACAAAAATCCCACAAACGCAAATCTTTTTATTGAATTTTTTTCGCCCGGAATTGGGTAATTTCATTCACGTTCAACCACTGATATATGAAAAACCTTCTTCCCATAACCCTCCTCGTCATATCCGCCTCCTGCAACCAGGCGCCAAAATCCACTGTGGCAGACACCTCCATCGTCCAGGACGTGCAAAACCTCGTGCCCGTCGCCCCTCCCCCCACATCGATCCCCTCACCGCCCAGATACAAGCGCAAGATTCCATCTTCGACGACGGTTCCATCCCCACCACATGGGAAAACGCCGGGTTCAACAACCCCGCCGACTTCAAACGCTTCCTCTCCCGCTTCAAATCCTGGGTCCGTAACGATCAGCCCGACTCCATCGCCGCATGCATCCGATTCCCCCTCCGCCTATACCCCTCCTCGGCCGACTTCAAATCACAATACCACCAGATCTTCGACCCCGCCCTTAAAACCGCCGTTGATACCTTCCGCCTCGACCGTATCTTCCGCAATTCCCAGGGCGCCATGGTGGCCAACGGCCGCATCTGGTTCGCTCCCCTGCCCGAAGGCTACCGCATCATCGCCATCAATCCCCAGTAAACATGACCTCCCAGGAAGCCGCCCGCCTCATCCAGCTCCCCCATCCAACCACCCCACAACCACAAACCTGGGCCGACCTCGGCAGCGGATCAGGCCTCTTCTCCGAAGCCCTCCTCCGCCAGTTGCCTCCCCAAAGCCAGGTCTACGCTATCGACCGTACCGCCATTCCGCACCCCGCTCCCGGCATCATCCCCCTCCAACGCGATTTCCGCTCCTTCCCCTGGAACCTCCCGCCCCTCAACGGCATCCTCATGGCCAATGCCCTCCACTTCGTTGAACAGCAGGAAACATTCCTCCGGCAAGCCGCCGGAAATATCGTTCCGGGCGGACAATTCCTATTCGTCGAATATGACACCGACACGCCCAATCCATGGGTACCTTATCCCCTGAGCCTTTCCACATTGCAATCACGGTTCCGCAACCTCGGTCTGCAGCCCCCGCGCCTGCTGCGTTCCATGCCGTCCAAATTCGGCCGCGCACGGCTCTACGCCGCGGTAACGATAGTAGGATAATTTGCATCCCGCACCGATTTATAGCTGTTTTCCGATATTTGCACCACATGCCGAAACACCGTTACATATGGATGGCGCTCTTGTTGACCACGCTGGCCTGCCAGCAACCCCGGGAAACGCACCGCGCATTTTACCACTGGAAGCAACGATACGCCCCCTCGTCCGGAGAAACCGCCATGCTCCAAAAGCTCGCCGCATCCAGGCTGTACGTCAAATGCTTCGACGTGGACCAGCGTGGAGATAAAGCCATCCCGGTAGCCATCAGCGATTTCCGCGCCGCATTCCCCGACAGTGTTTTCATTGTTCCCGTCGTTTTTATCATGAATGAAGTGTGGCGACGGAACGACACCACCTTGACCCACGGCGTTGCCCGCCGCACCGCGGCACTGCTGGCACACCTCTGCCGCAACATCCCGCCGGAACGCATTCCGGAAATACAGCTCGACTGCGACTGGACCCGCTCCACCCGCGATGCGTATTTCGCCTTCCTGCGCGCTATCCGCAACGAGCCCTTCTTCCAACATCGCCTCCTGTCCGCCACCATCCGCCTCCACCAGGTGAAATACAGCGGCGGCAGCGGCGTGCCGCCCGTGGATAAAGGGCTCCTCATGTGCTACAACATGGGCGACCTGCGCAAACCCGGCGACCACAACTCCATCATCGATCCCGAAACTTTGCAATCCTACACCGGCAACAACCGCATCATCCAATACCCGCTGCCGCTCGACTTCGCGCTACCGCTCTTCGAATGGGATGTGCTTTTCCGGAAAGGCCAATACGCCGGCCTCACCCGCAACATGCCCGTGGCCGACGAACGCATCTTCCGGAAGTCGGGAGATTTCAGCTACACCGTCATGAAAGACACTGCTATCAGCAACGTGCGCCTGCATCCCGGGGATGTGATCCGGCGTGAGGACAGCAGGCCGGACGTGCTGCGCAAAGCCGCCAAACAACTCTCGCAACAACGGCAAGCCCACGCGCCGGTGATCATCTTCTATCATCTCGAACCTGGAATTCTAAACAAATATGACCTGCATGAACTGGAAACGATTTACAGCCTATTCGGGTAGCGCACTGGCCCTCACGGTGGCAGGCGCCGCCTATGTGTGGTCCTGCGGTCCCGAACCCGACCCTTACGATTATTACACGACGCTCTTCAACCCCAACCTGGCGGAGAAACCCGGATTCGAGCCGTTTTACTACACGGCGCTGGCCGACCACTATGCCGCGGAAATTCCCGAGCAAACATTAAACCTCCAGGAATGGGGCGCTTTCTTTAAGGGGAAAGTCAATGAGAAAGACCTGACGGAGTTCATCTACACTTACACGCGCCCCCAAATGGCGGTGCTGTACAACCACATTGAAAAAAATCAGCCGCTCCAGCTGCCCGACAGTGTGCAGCAAAACGGTTTGACGCAATATTTCCTGGCCTCGAAAGACCGCGAAACGCTCGGCTACTTCATGTACGCCAAACAATGCGAGCCGCATTCTTCCCCGGGCGATTACTGGGAAGTTCCCAAACGCGATTCCGCGACGATGATGCGGCTCGCCAAAAACGGGATGCAGCTCTACCGCGCGGCCCAGAACGAAAATATCCGGGAACGATATGCGTTTCAATCCGTGCGGATGTCGCACTATGCCGGTAACTACACGCAGGCACTGCAATATTACGACTCCCTCGCCGCGCCCCTGAAAAGCGAATCCCTCATCCATTACCGGACGCTGGCGCTGAAAGCCGGTTCCCTCATGCGCACAGGCAAAAAAGCGCAAAGCGCTTACCTCTTCTCGCAGATTTTCGATAAAGTGCCCAGCCAGCGCAAGCTCGCGTTCCTCAACCTCAAATGGGCCAACGTGTATGAAAATAGTGTATTGCAACTATGTAAAACACCTTATGAACGAGGTACGGTTACGGCGATGTACGCTTTGCGCCAGGCGGATTACCATCCGCAGGGACTGGAACAGACCTACGCCCAGGATCCGAAGCACCCTTTGCTGGAAGTGCTGCTCAGCCGCGAGATCGCGAAACTGGAAGAAAATTATATGACAGGATTGTTGGGTAAGGAGAGCGGGCAGATACACAATTACTGGTATTCATCCGAGTTCGGACCGGAAAAAGTGGAGCGGCTCCGCGATTTGGCAGGCCGCTTCGCCACGGAAGGGAAAGTGAAAGAACCCGCTTTGTTTCACATCGCAGGGGCTTACCTTTCCTATATGCTGCGCGATTACAAGGCCACCCGCGCCAGTCTCGCCGCGGCACAAAACCTGCCGGCACGGCCCGGTGTGAAAGACCAGTTCGAAGTGGTGAAGCTCCTGCTGACCATCGCGGAGCAACCGCGCTTTGACGCGCCTTTCGAACAGGCGCTGCTTCCTTCCCTTAAATGGCTGGATGCCAAACTCCCGAAAAAAGAACGCAATTATTGGTACGACCCTGCCCCGGAAACGCTGACGGGCGATTACTATTCCCGCTTCTACCGCAACCTGATGGATTTCATCATCGCGCCGCGATATGCCCAACAAAACGACCTCGCGCGGAAAGCCCTCGCCCTTTCCGTCCGCGACCGCGTCAATCCTTATCAATATTACTGGCAATATGTGTCCGCGCAGGATTTCATCCGCGACAGCCTTCCCACCGGCACCATGATCGCACTCTACAACGGCCGCAAGGCGCGCAACTTGTCGGACTTCGAAAAATATCTCTATCAGAATCTCGCACTGAAGGAAAATGAGCTGGGCGAAGCCGTGGCCATCAGCTACGTACGCCACCACAATTTCCCCGACGCGGTGGAATGGTTCAGGCGCAGCGGCAGCACCCGCGCTACGGAAGCGGCGCTACGCCCGCAATTCAGGGATTATGGCATTGAAGAATCAGATTCCATGCGCCAACCCATTTCTGAATTGCAGTTCGCGGAAAAAATGGTTTCGCTGGAAAAAGACATGAAGAAACAGAAAGTAAACCCGGAAACGTATTTCGAATATGCCAACGGTCTTTTCAGCATTTCCTACTACGGCACATCCTATCATCTGACCGTCAACTACCGCCCCAGCACCGATTGGTGGAATCCTTCGTACGACAACACGCCCTGGCTGAAGGAATATTTCGGTTGTTACCGCGCCGAAACCTTCTACAAAAAAGCCGCCGACGCTTCCTCCGATCCGGAATTCAAGGCGAAAGCACTGTACCTGGCAGCCCGCTGCGCCCAGAAGCACCTCCCCTATTCCGATGATATGGAATGGCACCTGCAGGCGATACGCAACAATCCTTACTTTCCCGAACTGCACGGTCAATTCAAAAACACGCAATTCTACCAGGAAACAGTGAAAGAATGCGGCTACCTCCGCGATTTCGCCAAGGCGCAAAAACCATGATCATATTGATTTTCAATGCATAAAAAAGGGGCTGGTATAAAAATACCAGCCCTAGTTTTTTTCATCATTACTACTAAATAAACAATGCGGAACAGCCGGACGATGAGGCCCGGGCCATTCCACTTACAATATAACGAATTTCAATGATTAAAAGTCGCGGATAGCCGTTTCCGTAATGGTAAAAATGCCGTCATGTCGCAGTGCGCCGGAAATTGTCATCGCTCCTCACTATAAATACCATTTTTTATAGCGCAGCAGCCCTTCCAGGAAATAGTAATCGGCGTAGGTCAACGGTACATCCACTTCCGAATTGGCGAGAAAATGCCCTACACTGTTTTTCAACAGGAAGCCGCCGTTCTCACCCGGTTTTGCGCGGTATGCCGGCGAGCCCAGCGATTGCAGCATGGTGGCCGCAGCGGATACGTACTGTTGCCTTTCCTGCCTGTTCACGTGCCGCCCCAGCTCCAGCAGCGCAGAAGCTGCAATGGCGCCAGCGGATGCGTCGCGGGAAGTAGGCATCTGCGGCGCGTTGTAATCCCAATATGGAATTTTATCGGCGGGCAGGTTGGGATGCGTTAAGATGAACTGCGCGATGTTCCTTGCGTGGTCGAGGTATTTTTGGTCGCGGGTGAAACGGTACATCAGCGTGAAACCATACAGTCCCCATGCCTGGCCGCGGCTCCAGGCCGAAGTATCGTGTGCACCCTGTCCATTTACTTTCTGGATAACCGTGCCTTTATCGAGATCATAATCCACGATATGGAAAGTACTATGATCGGGGCGATAGTGGTTTTTCAGCGTGGTGTTGGCGTGGGTAATGGCGATCTCACGGAAACGCGGGTCTCCACCCTGCTGGGCTACCCAGAGCAATTGTTCCAGGTTCATCATGTTATCGATGATCACGGGGCAGTTCAGCCTTTTGTTTTTATTCCAGGATTGGATGGATTGGATGGAAGGTTGGTAACGGGTGATTTGATACACCGCCGCCGTGTCTACCACATCTTTATATTTTTTATCTCCGGTGATGCGGTAAGCGTTGCCGAAGGAGCAATAAATCATAAACCCGATATCATGGTTGCCGGTGTACCGTTTTTCCTTCTCGAGAATGGCGAGGCGCTGTTCCGCTTCGGCTTTCACGGCCGGGTCTTTGGTGTATTCATAGAGGTACCATAGCGTTCCGGGATAAAACCCGCTGCACCACCATTCGGTGTCGGAAGTTACGGACCGGCCGTTCTGGAAAGTGCGGGGCATCCGGTGGGCCGGGGTACTGTCTTTCAACACCTGGTACTGCTTTACTGCGAATCGCATGTTTTCATCTATCAATGTACGCATGTCTTTTTTCGACACCTGCTGGGCGGATGCGGCCGCCGGGATAACGAGGAATGCCAGCGCCGTGGCCCATTTACCGATTTGGGAAGTCATATTGCGTCTTTTTAACTGTAAAACGGGAATTTAACCTGAAACTGCAAACGTTTGCATAAAAATAATAAGCCATCCGGATTATCCAAGGAATTTTTGGATCTTGCGGGCATGCGACTTGTTTTACTATTCTTTTTAATATTTACGAGCTGCGCAACCAGCGCACAAACCGGGAAAGTGGTATCGGTAAAAGATGGCGATACAATAGAAATGATGATAAATGGGAAAGCGGTCCGCATCCGGTTGTTCGGTGTGGATGCGCCGGAGAAAGGGCAGCCCTTCGGTGAAAAGGCCCGGCAATATTGCGCGGACCTTTGTTTCAACAAAACCGTGCGGATGGTCAAAAAAAACAAGGATCAGTATGGACGGATCGTGGCGGAAGTGTACCTGCCCGACGGCTCTTCCCTGAACCACCGCCTCGTAGCCGCCGGCTTCGCGTGGCATTACACCCAGTTCAGCAACAGCCAGGAACTGGCACGCGCCCAGGAAAAGGCGAAACTGGAAAAATCGGGGCTATGGGCCGGCAAAAGCCCGATCGCTCCCTGGAACTGGCGGAAGCAACACCGCCGCATGGCCCGATAACCGAACATCATTATACATGGCAACACCTCAGCACTCCGTTACCCTCCGTTTCCTCGCCGAACCCTCTGATGTAAATTTCGGCGGCAAAGTACATGGCGGATCCGTAATGAAATGGATCGACCAGGCCGGCTTTACCTGCGCAGCCAACTGGAGCGGGCAATACTGCGTAACCGTTTATGTAGGCGGCATCAGATTCTACAAGCCCATTGCCATCGGCGACCTCGTGGAAATCGACGCTTCCATCATCTACACCGGTAACACCAGCATGCACATCTCCATCCATGTTTACGCCGGCAATCCGCGGCAGCAGGAGAAAATCAAAAC
Above is a genomic segment from Chitinophaga pollutisoli containing:
- a CDS encoding glycoside hydrolase family 88 protein, with amino-acid sequence MTSQIGKWATALAFLVIPAAASAQQVSKKDMRTLIDENMRFAVKQYQVLKDSTPAHRMPRTFQNGRSVTSDTEWWCSGFYPGTLWYLYEYTKDPAVKAEAEQRLAILEKEKRYTGNHDIGFMIYCSFGNAYRITGDKKYKDVVDTAAVYQITRYQPSIQSIQSWNKNKRLNCPVIIDNMMNLEQLLWVAQQGGDPRFREIAITHANTTLKNHYRPDHSTFHIVDYDLDKGTVIQKVNGQGAHDTSAWSRGQAWGLYGFTLMYRFTRDQKYLDHARNIAQFILTHPNLPADKIPYWDYNAPQMPTSRDASAGAIAASALLELGRHVNRQERQQYVSAAATMLQSLGSPAYRAKPGENGGFLLKNSVGHFLANSEVDVPLTYADYYFLEGLLRYKKWYL
- a CDS encoding acyl-CoA thioesterase — protein: MATPQHSVTLRFLAEPSDVNFGGKVHGGSVMKWIDQAGFTCAANWSGQYCVTVYVGGIRFYKPIAIGDLVEIDASIIYTGNTSMHISIHVYAGNPRQQEKIKTTHCIMVFAAIDENGQTAPVPKWTPRTEQELNMEQYAHRLMDLRKNIEDEMKPYL
- a CDS encoding thermonuclease family protein, whose translation is MMINGKAVRIRLFGVDAPEKGQPFGEKARQYCADLCFNKTVRMVKKNKDQYGRIVAEVYLPDGSSLNHRLVAAGFAWHYTQFSNSQELARAQEKAKLEKSGLWAGKSPIAPWNWRKQHRRMAR
- a CDS encoding recombinase family protein; the encoded protein is MKSAYLYVRVSTDEQKRKGYSLVEQEDHLVKHCQLYNIKIKGTFREDFSAKDFNRPEWKKLIKAIRKNKHRPPENILFIKWDRFSRNVEYAYQMIRTLRELNVQTMAVDQPIDFDIPESIVMLAVYLSIPEAENCRRGLTTSDGIRRAKKMGKWPTKAPIGYMNRTAPDGKKFIMPKHPEAEYIKWSFEQLATGTCTISQVMKIANIKGLQCGRSHFWRILRNPIYCGIIKIPAGRNEEEQYVKGIHEPLISETLFFQVQSLTNKKNNKLESREALKSVFPLRGLLSCPWCGGKLTGSISQGKHSKYAYYHCLKHRCKGRFRAETLNHNYEEKLKHIRLRPEAYELFNLILEDENIFTRQREYSDQRRAILSQISIQEQEISKARRFFLNGRIDFDDFAKLKQEYNETLIQLNIQLCNVTVKLTDCKQNNNVWQYSDLNILQSYKEQDLRGKRDIINLFTPTSINPFTKDFDVIHVDKVLSLVTKYCE
- a CDS encoding DEAD/DEAH box helicase family protein, which codes for MNITLPILQTALHRKIGSKNSIIHLLIPAKSVPLNITEENRFYLVIEDNGNKICFTTKEEYIPNQIDYAIITNILPSKQRFEEDKIVIKEWGKHPLLKEYSPSEITQSWKNDFLYKEEDKNDPGLRQPQIAALHMIMGHLKLPLDAATVVMPTGTGKTETMLATLVANRCEKLLVTVPSDSLRNQIAEKFFNLGLLKQFGVVGEKSLYPIVGVIKNKFDGTEEVTEFLEKCNVVVTTMSWLTNQANETQELFSKAFSHIFIDEAHHVKAFSWNEFRNKFDNEKIIQFTATPFRNDGKRLDGKIISNFPLKKAQEQGYYKKIEFISIREYEKEKADQEIAKVAVERLRSDLASPYNHILMARCATKERAKEIFKLYEVHKDLNPVVIYSGAPNFKETYDKILLKKTRIIVCVDMLGEGFDLPELKIAAFHDIRKSLPITLQLAGRFTRTKYDEKLGDASFVANIADLDVRAELADLYATDADWNEILSDASSGQVNEQVEFKDFMSGFKKLDNANIPFQNIRPKLSTVVYKNKTNAWHPGDFQKGISGYDNLEFKFHDINREHNMLVIVTGKRLDVEWVHDKREIYDIQWDIIIVYWETKNNLLFINSSDNGSLYTELAQAIIGDNAELVKGIDVFKTFYNIKRVKLQNVGLRQFLGKNIRFRMMVGSDVGEALSLAEKQRGEKAFVMGTGFEIGKPVNIGASYKGRIWTKLQGDLKQFKNWCIALGNKLVDENIDPNQILRETLIPTLRTDLPNVFPVWIDWDTDIYLDVETKYNFIIDGVKYDLSNIELCLVNPSIGSDLLFSLKSETQEAVFKLELFEKKDGDDTFADFKITQQSKEPIEVQFGRIKISGAEFFEKFIPTVWFADGSALTGNEYYELKQQIGIYPKDALISWNWAGVNLRNEAQGIQPKKVDSIQYKVIEQLKQEDFDVIYDDDYSGEIADVVTIKAHSDKIEIKLYHLKFALDGVVSNQIKNFYEVCGQAQKSVHWKHKSGKDFINHLFGRETKSKNGLSCSRLEKGNRNDLARLLGVLKNEIPVEYEILIVQPGLSKANASDDILTLLGVTATYIKEFADINLKVITSK
- a CDS encoding class I SAM-dependent methyltransferase, coding for MTSQEAARLIQLPHPTTPQPQTWADLGSGSGLFSEALLRQLPPQSQVYAIDRTAIPHPAPGIIPLQRDFRSFPWNLPPLNGILMANALHFVEQQETFLRQAAGNIVPGGQFLFVEYDTDTPNPWVPYPLSLSTLQSRFRNLGLQPPRLLRSMPSKFGRARLYAAVTIVG